One segment of Brassica napus cultivar Da-Ae chromosome C3, Da-Ae, whole genome shotgun sequence DNA contains the following:
- the LOC106349821 gene encoding uncharacterized protein LOC106349821: protein MNCLSFMLNSAAVQEKIKYHANCKKMKMTHLSFADDLLIFIDGSIESVQQVLHVLKEFEQRSGLTISMQKSSFFASGLPDQVIDTIQASTGDITSHNTARVAWETVVLTKQQGGLGVKDLQTWNKACCLKLVWLLFFRSGSIWVAWFIEVILKGSIHNYWTTKPKASFSWLANKLLKLKDVVFPLIKLRLENGMSARFWFDNWSPFGSIATYLNLTGSRLGIPLSATVASLYRNGNWRLPPARSEQQTQLQIHLTTVNLTSDKDYFEWEIDSRVTTTFSTGDVYTYLRGTVNEVDWATVVWNSYGIPCHNFHTWLMILDRCPTRDRLLRWGISVSHLYLLCNNASESRDHIYFDCNFSFDLWAISARRCGLTPNRSWSDTITQLKSLPMDRSSRPHRLLVLLAWKSTIYWVWNERNARLYSNTYRSIDSLFKTIDLQIRNKTQSFRVTNPRLSSQLLQSWIRLA from the exons ATGAACTGCCTCTCTTTTATGCTAAACTCTGCAGCTGTTCAGGAAAAAATCAAATACCATGCTAACtgtaagaagatgaagatgacgcACCTATCATTTGCTGATGATCTCCTCATTTTCATAGACGGCTCGATCGAATCTGTCCAACAGGTGCTGCATGTTCTTAAAGAGTTTGAGCAAAGGTCTGGGCTCACAATAAGTATGCAGAAATCGAGCTTCTTTGCCTCAGGGCTCCCTGACCAAGTCATTGACACAATCCAAGCTTCTACTG GGGATATCACAAGCCACAACACCGCAAGGGTAGCTTGGGAGACTGTCGTGTTAACTAAGCAGCAAGGTGGTCTTGGTGTAAAGGACCTCCAAACATGGAACAAAGCATGCTGTTTGAAACTTGTGTGGCTTCTGTTTTTCAGGTCTGGCTCGATCTGGGTTGCATGGTTTATAGAGGTAATCCTTAAAGGCTCAATACACAACTATTGGACAACCAAACCGAAGGCTTCCTTCTCCTGGCTCGCAAACAAGTTGCTCAAGCTCAAAGATGTAGTCTTCCCGCTCATCAAGCTTCGACTGGAGAATGGTATGTCGGCACGGTTCTGGTTTGATAATTGGTCGCCTTTTGGAAGCATTGCTACCTATCTCAACTTGACTGGCTCAAGACTTGGCATCCCACTATCTGCAACGGTAGCTTCTCTCTATAGGAACGGTAACTGGCGTCTCCCACCTGCAAGATCAGAGCAACAAACCCAACTTCAGATTCACTTGACGACTGTCAATTTAACTTCAGATAAAGACTACTTCGAATGGGAAATTGATAGTAGGGTCACCACCACCTTCTCAACTGGTGATGTCTATACCTATCTTAGAGGAACAGTGAATGAGGTTGACTGGGCTACTGTGGTTTGGAACTCTTATGGGATCCCTTGTCACAACTTCCACACATGGCTAATGATTTTAGATAGGTGCCCGACGAGAGACCGCTTGCTCCGTTGGGGAATCTCAGTCTCACATCTCTACTTGCTGTGTAACAATGCTTCTGAGAGCCGTGATCACATCTATTTCGACTGTAACTTCTCCTTCGACTTATGGGCAATAAGCGCGAGGAGATGTGGGCTCACTCCAAACCGTTCCTGGTCAGACACCATCACGCAACTGAAAAGCCTCCCAATGGACCGTTCATCGAGACCTCATAGACTTCTAGTCCTCCTAGCTTGGAAATCTACGATTTATTGGGTCTGGAATGAGAGAAACGCACGGTTGTACTCTAACACCTATCGCTCCATCGACTCTCTCTTCAAAACTATTGATCTTCAGATTAGAAACAAAACTCAGAGTTTCCGGGTGACTAACCCAAGACTGTCTTCCCAACTACTACAGTCCTGGATCCGACTTGCATGA
- the LOC106346584 gene encoding salicylate/benzoate carboxyl methyltransferase-like, producing the protein MGSRFVDTIPSLSCDDDKSDDEYAFVRALRMSGGDGANSYSANSLLQRRVLSMARPVLVRNTEDMMMNLDFPGYIKVAELGCSSGQNSFVAISEIINTVNLLCQQLNKNPPEIDCCLNDLPENDFNTTFKFVPFFNNELMITNKSSCFVYGAPGSFYARLFSRNSLHFVHSCYALHFLSKVPEKHVNDKGSVYITSSSPQSTYKAYLNQFQKDFTLFLRLRSEEIVSNGRMVLTFIGRNTLNSDPLYRDCCHFWTLLSKSLRDLVFEGHVSESKLDEFNMPFYDPNEQELEEVIRNEGSFEINDLEKHVFDLGLSNNNNEEDDYEAGYNEANCIRAVTEPMLVAHFGEDIIDILFDRYAHHVANHASCRNKTSVTLVVSLTKK; encoded by the exons ATGGGTTCAAGATTTGTCGATACCATTCCTTCCTTAAG CTGTGATGATGATAAGAGTGATGATGAATATGCGTTTGTGAGAGCGCTACGTATGAGTGGTGGAGATGGAGCTAACAGTTACTCTGCCAATTCCCTTCTTCAG AGAAGAGTTTTATCAATGGCCAGACCAGTATTGGTAAGAAACACAGAAGACATGATGATGAACTTGGACTTTCCAGGCTACATCAAAGTTGCTGAACTGGGTTGTTCGTCCGGACAGAACTCATTTGTGGCTATATCTGAGATCATCAACACCGTCAATTTGTTGTGCcaacaattaaacaaaaacccACCAGAAATCGATTGTTGTCTGAATGATCTCCCCGAGAATGATTTTAACACGActttcaaattcgtacctttcTTCAACAATGAGCTCATGATCACAAACAAATCATCATGTTTCGTCTATGGAGCACCAGGCTCCTTCTACGCTAGGCTCTTCTCTCGCAACAGCCTCCATTTTGTACATTCCTGTTATGCTCTCCATTTTCTCTCTAAG GTTCCTGAAAAGCATGTGAATGATAAGGGAAGTGTGTACATAACAAGTTCAAGTCCTCAAAGTACATACAAAGCTTACTTGAATCAGTTCCAAAAAGACTTCACCCTGTTTCTAAGGTTACGTTCTGAAGAAATTGTCTCTAATGGACGCATGGTTCTCACCTTCATTGGTAGAAACACTCTTAACAGTGATCCATTGTATAGAGATTGTTGTCACTTTTGGACATTACTATCCAAATCTCTCCGTGACCTAGTCTTCGAG GGCCACGTGAGTGAATCAAAACTGGATGAATTCAACATGCCGTTTTATGATCCAAACGAACAAGAACTCGAAGAAGTGATACGAAACGAAGGCTCTTTTGAAATCAATGACTTAGAGAAACATGTATTCGACCTTGGCCTTAGTAACAACAACAACGAAGAAGATGACTATGAGGCAGGATACAATGAAGCCAATTGTATAAGAGCAGTTACTGAGCCAATGCTCGTTGCCCACTTTGGAGAAGATATCAtcgatattttatttgataggtATGCACACCATGTGGCCAACCACGCGAGCTGCAGAAACAAAACGAGTGTCACTCTTGTCGTTTCATTGACTAAGAAGTAA